One window of the Salvia splendens isolate huo1 chromosome 1, SspV2, whole genome shotgun sequence genome contains the following:
- the LOC121796303 gene encoding protein IQ-DOMAIN 5-like isoform X2 yields the protein MGVPRRWIKQSLGKKKSEKGENISRNASKSNHSKLSVEHERGRFENVLNENVDTEIEDAFWQWEIDHSGVDPPSVSPRAENASEQQPQEDWREEWLDEYAKEKEGNFKPTLDSPNSPEEQSAAQLEDDAVQGWATPDVREVLESDPDPISPLSGSLELEYESPDANDTSDLGEDQNMQEELATRRIQTAFRGFLVQNEAKTKTKTKTRPPMNEELAALRIQTVYRGLMARRAFRPIKGMARLQALVKGNTVKRQAAIALRCIQALVKVQVHSRAKHVRSTIQNQSVQKKLIQQLEVEAPAKKPENTQNGWCDKVGSAAEIRAKTKKRQEAAAKREKARAYALARQWQAGIRHQPQQQQRCQPPQQKEEATPAGFPTVKSEWGWNWSERWMAVRPWETNFSDDAGVRDGTKSPTKEQVALVDVPTSSSTERKPLSSTGNGKPIPRFNTTTEKGPSSRKVAAALVTPTPVSSRNPRTPIKNSATSRSAVGSRSFSTPKERSNLSDIQDKKRLSLPGSVHGAKLVAQTAVRK from the exons ATGGGTGTTCCAAGGAGATGGATCAAACAATCGCTTGGCAAAAAGAAATCAGAGAAGGGCGAAAAT ATTTCTAGAAATGCTAGCAAGAGCAACCATAGCAAGCTCTCTGTTGAGCATGAAAGAGGCAGATTTGAAAACGTTTTGAATGAAAATGTGGACACAGAAATTGAAGATGCATTCTGGCAGTGGGAGATAGACCACTCCGGGGTGGATCCGCCTTCTGTTTCACCGCGAGCGGAAAATGCATCTGAGCAGCAACCTCAAGAGGATTGGAGAGAAGAATGGTTGGATGAATATGCCAAGGAGAAGGAAGGCAACTTCAAGCCAACTTTGGATTCACCAAACTCACCGGAGGAGCAAAGTGCAGCTCAGCTTGAAGATGATGCTGTCCAAGGATGGGCAACGCCGGATGTCAGAGAGGTGCTTGAATCAGATCCTGATCCAATTAGTCCACTATCCGGCTCACTCGAGTTGGAATATGAATCTCCAGATGCAAACGATACATCTGATTTAGGGGAGGACCAGAATATGCAGGAGGAATTGGCAACCCGACGTATCCAAACTGCATTTAGAGGATTTCTG GTGCAAAACGAAGccaaaactaaaactaaaactaaaactcgACCGCCTATGAATGAAGAATTGGCTGCCTTACGAATCCAAACGGTTTATAGAGGACTCATG GCTAGGCGAGCCTTTCGTCCTATAAAAGGAATGGCAAGACTTCAAGCTCTAGTGAAAGGTAATACTGTGAAAAGGCAAGCTGCCATCGCCCTTCGCTGTATTCAAGCTCTGGTAAAAGTTCAGGTCCATTCCCGAGCTAAACATGTCCGCTCTACAATACAAAATCAATCTGTACAAAAGAAGCTGATACAGCAACTTGAAGTTGAGGCTCCAGCTAAAAAACCTGAA AACACACAGAATGGGTGGTGTGACAAGGTTGGCTCTGCTGCTGAAATCCGTGCCAAGACGAAGAAAAGGCAGGAGGCCGCTGCTAAGCGTGAAAAAGCAAGAGCTTATGCTTTAGCTCGTCAG TGGCAGGCTGGGATAAGGCATCAgcctcagcagcagcagcggtgCCAGCCTCCTCAGCAGAAGGAGGAGGCAACACCTGCTGGTTTCCCCACAGTTAAAAGTGAGTGGGGCTGGAATTGGTCGGAGAGATGGATGGCTGTTCGCCCATGGGAAACTAACTTTTCAGATGATGCTGGTGTTAGAGATGGGACAAAGAGTCCTACAAAAGAACAGGTTGCTCTAGTGGATGTTCCAACATCTTCATCGACAGAGAGAAAGCCATTGTCAAGTACAGGTAATGGAAAACCTATCCCCCGTTTCAACACCACCACTGAGAAAGGTCCTTCATCGAGGAAGGTAGCTGCTGCGTTGGTAACTCCAACCCCTGTTTCGAGTAGGAATCCGAGAACACCTATAAAAAATTCAGCTACCTCGAGGTCAGCTGTTGGCTCTAGATCATTCAGCACTCCTAAAGAGCGATCCAACCTTTCAGATATTCAAGACAAGAAGCGATTGTCTCTGCCTG GGTCAGTGCATGGAGCTAAGCTTGTTGCTCAAACTGCTGTCAGAAAGTAA
- the LOC121743359 gene encoding serine/threonine-protein phosphatase BSL3 translates to MDVDSAMPGEPDQDPSADSTTANTVALLSNESQSSSPQLQQEQSNNSTSGVIVGEPRCAPTYTVVNAIIEKKEDGPGPRCGHTLTAVPAVGEEGSPGYIGQRLILFGGATALEGNSAASGTPSSAGSAGIRLAGATADVHCYDVSANKWSCVTPIGEPPTPRAAHVATAVGTMVVIQGGIGPAGLSAEDLHVLDLTQQRPRWHRVVVHGPGPGPRYGHVMALVGQRYLMAIGGNDGKRPLADVWALDTAAKPYEWRKLEPEGEGPPPCMYATASARSDGLLLLCGGRDVNSVPLASAYGLAKHRDGRWEWAIAPGVSPSPRYQHAAVFVNARLHVSGGALGGGRMVEDSSSVAVLDTAAGVWCDTKSVVTTPRTGRYSADAAGGDAAVELTRRCRHAAAAVGDLIFIYGGLRGGVLLDDLLVAEDLAAAETTTAASHAAAVAAASHLQQGSSQGRYGFNDDRTRVPLTESAADEAVVVGSPVAPPVNGDIYTDINTENAMLQGSRQLSKGVDYLVEAAAAEAEAISATLKAAKARQVNGEVELPDRDCGAEATPSGKQTTLIKPDSAMSNNSIPAGVRLHHRAVVVAAETGGALGGMVRQLSIDQFENEGRRVSYGTPESATAARKLLDRQMSINSVPKKVIAHLLKPRGWKPPVRRQFFLDCNEIADLCDSAERIFASEPSVLQLRAPIKIFGDLHGQFGDLMRLFDEYGSPSTAGDISYIDYLFLGDYVDRGQHSLETITLLLALKVEYQHQVHLIRGNHEAADINALFGFRIECIERMGERDGIWAWHRINRLFNWLPLAALIEKKIVCMHGGIGRSINHIEQIENIQRPIPMEAGSIVLMDLLWSDPTENDSVEGLRPNARGPGLVTFGPDRVMEFCNNNDLQLIVRAHECVMDGFERFAQGHLITLFSATNYCGTANNAGAILVLGRDLVVVPKLIHPLPPAISSPETSPERHVEDTWMQELNANRPPTPTRGRPQVTNDRGSLAWI, encoded by the exons ATGGACGTCGATTCCGCTATGCCCGGCGAGCCCGATCAGGATCCGTCGGCGGACTCCACCACTGCTAATACGGTTGCGCTTCTGTCCAACGAATCTCAATCCTCGTCGCCGCAGCTGCAGCAGGAACAGAGCAATAATAGTACTAGCGGGGTGATTGTGGGAGAACCACGCTGCGCACCGACCTATACTGTGGTGAACGCGATAATTGAGAAGAAGGAGGATGGTCCAGGTCCGCGATGTGGTCACACGCTGACAGCGGTGCCGGCGGTTGGGGAGGAGGGGAGTCCTGGGTATATTGGGCAGAGATTAATTCTTTTTGGAGGGGCAACGGCGCTCGAAGGCAATTCAGCTGCATCGGGAACTCCTTCTTCCGCGGGAAGCGCCGGAATCC GGTTGGCTGGGGCTACTGCCGACGTGCATTGCTATGATGTATCGGCAAATAAGTGGTCTTG TGTTACCCCAATTGGGGAACCACCCACACCTAGGGCAGCTCATGTTGCCACTGCTGTAGGTACGATGGTTGTTATTCAG GGTGGGATTGGTCCTGCTGGTTTATCGGCCGAAGATCTTCATGTTCTGGACCTTACACAGCAACGACCGAGATGGCATAG GGTTGTGGTGCATGGTCCTGGCCCCGGGCCACGGTATGGGCATGTAATGGCTTTGGTAGGTCAGCGGTATTTAATGGCAATTGGTGGAAATGATG GGAAGCGGCCTTTAGCTGACGTATGGGCATTGGACACTGCAGCAAAGCCATATGAATGGAGGAAACTAGAGCCCGAGGGTGAAGGGCCACCTCCATGCAT GTACGCAACTGCAAGTGCACGCTCCGATGGTCTTCTTCTGCTTTGTGGTGGAAGGGATGTGAATAGTGTT CCACTAGCTAGTGCATATGGGCTTGCTAAACACAGAGATGGTAGGTGGGAATGGGCCATTGCACCTGGTGTCTCACCATCACCAAGGTATCAACATGCTGCG GTGTTCGTTAATGCACGCCTTCATGTATCAGGAGGGGCACTTGGTGGTGGACGCATGGTAGAGGACTCCTCAAGTGTTGCTG TTTTGGATACAGCAGCTGGAGTTTGGTGCGATACAAAGTCTGTTGTCACGACACCGAGAACAGGTCGATACAGTGCTGATGCTGCTGGAGGAGATGCAGCAGTTGAATTAACAAGGCGCTGTAGgcatgctgctgctgctgttggtGACTTGATATTCATTTATGGGGGTCTACGTGGTG GGGTGCTTCTTGATGATTTGCTTGTTGCTGAAGATCTGGCTGCTGCTGAAACGACTACTGCAGCTTCTCATGCCGCAGCTGTGGCCGCGGCATCCCATTTGCAGCAAGGGAGTTCACAAGGCAGATATGGATTTAATGATGATAGAACAAGGGTTCCTCTAACTGAATCTGCCGCTGATGAGGCTGTTGTTGTTGGAAGTCCTGTTGCCCCTCCTGTCAATGGTGATATCTATACAGATATAAACACAGAGAATGCGATGCTACAGGGTTCTCG ACAACTAAGTAAAGGTGTCGACTACTTGGTTGAAGCTGCTGCAGCTGAAGCTGAGGCTATAAGTGCCACATTAAAAGCTGCTAAAGCTCGACAAGTTAATGGAGAAGTTGAGCTGCCAGACAGAGATTGTGGGGCTGAGGCAACACCAAGTGGAAAACAAACTACATTGATTAAACCCGACTCTGCAATGTCAAATAATTCTATCCCAGCTGGAGTTCGACTTCATCATCGTGCT GTGGTTGTAGCTGCAGAGACTGGTGGTGCCTTAGGTGGTATGGTTAGACAACTGTCAATTGATCAGTTTGAAAATGAAGGCAGACGGGTCAGCTATGGAACTCCAGAAAGTGCAACAGCAGCTAGGAAACTTTTAGATCGACAAATGTCAATTAATAGTGTACCTAAGAAG GTTATTGCTCATCTTTTGAAACCTCGTGGGTGGAAGCCTCCAGTTCGAAGACAATTTTTCTTGGACTGTAATGAGATTGCTGATCTTTGTGATAGTGCTGAGAGAATATTTGCAAGTGAACCAAGTGTGCTACAGCTGAGGGCTCCTATTAAGATATTTGGTGATTTGCACGGTCAATTTGGAGATCTTATGAGGCTTTTTGATGAATATGGATCTCCTTCTACTGCAGGAGACATCTC ATATATTGATTATCTCTTCTTGGGGGACTATGTTGATCGTGGCCAGCATAGCTTGGAAACCATTACCCTTCTTCTCGCTTTAAAG GTTGAATATCAACATCAAGTACATTTAATCCGCGGCAATCATGAGGCTGCTGATATCAATGCCCTTTTTGGCTTTCGGATCGAGTGCATTGAGCGTATG GGTGAGAGAGATGGAATATGGGCATGGCATCGGATAAACAGATTGTTTAATTGGCTTCCTCTGGCCGCATTAATTGAGAAAAAGATTGTCTGTATGCATGGTGGTATTGGGAGATCTATAAACCATATCGAACAGATTGAGAATATTCAACGTCCAATTCCTATGGAAGCAGGGTCAATTGTTCTTATGGACTTATTGTG GTCCGATCCCACTGAAAATGACAGTGTAGAAGGTCTGCGGCCAAATGCAAGAGGTCCTGGATTAGTGACATTTGGG CCTGATCGTGTCATGGAATTCTGTAACAACAATGATCTTCAGTTGATAGTCCGAGCACATGAATGTGTAATGGACGGCTTTGAAAGATTTGCTCAGGGGCACTTAATTACTCTTTTTTCTGCAACAAACTACTGTG GTACTGCGAATAATGCTGGTGCTATCTTGGTTTTGGGTAGAGATTTAGTAGTTGTGCCTAAACTCATTCATCCGTTGCCCCCTGCGATTTCGTCTCCTGAAACATCTCCAGAACGTCATGTAGAAGACACGTGGATGCAG GAGCTAAATGCTAACCGGCCACCTACGCCTACTAGAGGCCGACCTCAAGTCACTAATGATCGAGGTTCTCTTGCTTGGATTTAG
- the LOC121796303 gene encoding protein IQ-DOMAIN 5-like isoform X1, which translates to MGVPRRWIKQSLGKKKSEKGENISRNASKSNHSKLSVEHERGRFENVLNENVDTEIEDAFWQWEIDHSGVDPPSVSPRAENASEQQPQEDWREEWLDEYAKEKEGNFKPTLDSPNSPEEQSAAQLEDDAVQGWATPDVREVLESDPDPISPLSGSLELEYESPDANDTSDLGEDQNMQEELATRRIQTAFRGFLVQNEAKTKTKTKTRPPMNEELAALRIQTVYRGLMARRAFRPIKGMARLQALVKGNTVKRQAAIALRCIQALVKVQVHSRAKHVRSTIQNQSVQKKLIQQLEVEAPAKKPELVQNTQNGWCDKVGSAAEIRAKTKKRQEAAAKREKARAYALARQWQAGIRHQPQQQQRCQPPQQKEEATPAGFPTVKSEWGWNWSERWMAVRPWETNFSDDAGVRDGTKSPTKEQVALVDVPTSSSTERKPLSSTGNGKPIPRFNTTTEKGPSSRKVAAALVTPTPVSSRNPRTPIKNSATSRSAVGSRSFSTPKERSNLSDIQDKKRLSLPGSVHGAKLVAQTAVRK; encoded by the exons ATGGGTGTTCCAAGGAGATGGATCAAACAATCGCTTGGCAAAAAGAAATCAGAGAAGGGCGAAAAT ATTTCTAGAAATGCTAGCAAGAGCAACCATAGCAAGCTCTCTGTTGAGCATGAAAGAGGCAGATTTGAAAACGTTTTGAATGAAAATGTGGACACAGAAATTGAAGATGCATTCTGGCAGTGGGAGATAGACCACTCCGGGGTGGATCCGCCTTCTGTTTCACCGCGAGCGGAAAATGCATCTGAGCAGCAACCTCAAGAGGATTGGAGAGAAGAATGGTTGGATGAATATGCCAAGGAGAAGGAAGGCAACTTCAAGCCAACTTTGGATTCACCAAACTCACCGGAGGAGCAAAGTGCAGCTCAGCTTGAAGATGATGCTGTCCAAGGATGGGCAACGCCGGATGTCAGAGAGGTGCTTGAATCAGATCCTGATCCAATTAGTCCACTATCCGGCTCACTCGAGTTGGAATATGAATCTCCAGATGCAAACGATACATCTGATTTAGGGGAGGACCAGAATATGCAGGAGGAATTGGCAACCCGACGTATCCAAACTGCATTTAGAGGATTTCTG GTGCAAAACGAAGccaaaactaaaactaaaactaaaactcgACCGCCTATGAATGAAGAATTGGCTGCCTTACGAATCCAAACGGTTTATAGAGGACTCATG GCTAGGCGAGCCTTTCGTCCTATAAAAGGAATGGCAAGACTTCAAGCTCTAGTGAAAGGTAATACTGTGAAAAGGCAAGCTGCCATCGCCCTTCGCTGTATTCAAGCTCTGGTAAAAGTTCAGGTCCATTCCCGAGCTAAACATGTCCGCTCTACAATACAAAATCAATCTGTACAAAAGAAGCTGATACAGCAACTTGAAGTTGAGGCTCCAGCTAAAAAACCTGAA CTTGTACAGAACACACAGAATGGGTGGTGTGACAAGGTTGGCTCTGCTGCTGAAATCCGTGCCAAGACGAAGAAAAGGCAGGAGGCCGCTGCTAAGCGTGAAAAAGCAAGAGCTTATGCTTTAGCTCGTCAG TGGCAGGCTGGGATAAGGCATCAgcctcagcagcagcagcggtgCCAGCCTCCTCAGCAGAAGGAGGAGGCAACACCTGCTGGTTTCCCCACAGTTAAAAGTGAGTGGGGCTGGAATTGGTCGGAGAGATGGATGGCTGTTCGCCCATGGGAAACTAACTTTTCAGATGATGCTGGTGTTAGAGATGGGACAAAGAGTCCTACAAAAGAACAGGTTGCTCTAGTGGATGTTCCAACATCTTCATCGACAGAGAGAAAGCCATTGTCAAGTACAGGTAATGGAAAACCTATCCCCCGTTTCAACACCACCACTGAGAAAGGTCCTTCATCGAGGAAGGTAGCTGCTGCGTTGGTAACTCCAACCCCTGTTTCGAGTAGGAATCCGAGAACACCTATAAAAAATTCAGCTACCTCGAGGTCAGCTGTTGGCTCTAGATCATTCAGCACTCCTAAAGAGCGATCCAACCTTTCAGATATTCAAGACAAGAAGCGATTGTCTCTGCCTG GGTCAGTGCATGGAGCTAAGCTTGTTGCTCAAACTGCTGTCAGAAAGTAA